The nucleotide window GGCAGCTGCCCGAAGGCCTCAACAAAGAGATTGATGAAAGACATCCATGGAACACTGGCAGAAGCTCTTCGGAAGGAAGGCCATCATGTATCCTACCCATGGAAGGATCGCCCTGTATTTGTGGTGGATGATGCCTGTGTAGTCGGTGATAACCTGGAGTCAGCGGTTGGCAATATTATCAATCTTTGTGCGGACTTTAACCTGATGCATTTTGAACAGTTGAAGAAGGTTGGAAGGATTGTCAGGCAGAACGTCGATACAAGCAGGGTCATTGCCTTTGGAAGCCCTCGTACCTCACTAGAGCAAATTCTATCGGTGGTCAAGGAAAAGAACCCTGGACAATGGGGAGTCGATGCACCGAAAGCGAAAGTCTACGGAGAGGGATATGATGTCTACCATATGGGTTATGGAGTCAATATTGACGGACAATTTCCAATGATCGCCGCTAGAGAGGGCCTGAAGGTATATAGAATCGGCAAAACGGCAGACGTGCTTCATGGAAGCGGACCAGCTTTCCCTGTCGTCAATACTAAAAAGGTGCTGAACATTCTTGAGGAAACCTTCCAGAAGGAGGATGGCGACGCAGCATTCCTCGTCAATGTCCAGGAAACAGATTTGGCTGGCCATGCAGAGGACCCCGAGTGGTATGCACAAACCTTGAATGATACCGACAGCTGGCTGGAAGGATTCCTTCCGAAGATGGAAGAAAGCGACATGCTCATCATCATGGCCGATCACGGCAATGATCCCACGATTGGCCATTCGAACCATACAAGAGAGTATGTTCCAATCATGATTTACGGAAGGAAA belongs to Mesobacillus subterraneus and includes:
- a CDS encoding phosphopentomutase, with amino-acid sequence MARLILLVIDSFGIGAMEDCQEFNPADCRANTYKHIRESVPSLKVPTMYQLGLGALVDGLEAPLNAFGRSALAHHGADTYLGHQEIAGSCPKASTKRLMKDIHGTLAEALRKEGHHVSYPWKDRPVFVVDDACVVGDNLESAVGNIINLCADFNLMHFEQLKKVGRIVRQNVDTSRVIAFGSPRTSLEQILSVVKEKNPGQWGVDAPKAKVYGEGYDVYHMGYGVNIDGQFPMIAAREGLKVYRIGKTADVLHGSGPAFPVVNTKKVLNILEETFQKEDGDAAFLVNVQETDLAGHAEDPEWYAQTLNDTDSWLEGFLPKMEESDMLIIMADHGNDPTIGHSNHTREYVPIMIYGRKVARVNIGTRTTMADIGATMSDYFNLPPTDQGDSFLGQIMKKE